From Penaeus vannamei isolate JL-2024 chromosome 40, ASM4276789v1, whole genome shotgun sequence, the proteins below share one genomic window:
- the LOC113804500 gene encoding protein 60A-like, producing the protein MGPGSTSAPRRAGVWVCVVAAVVWAAGGCAAGVGVWMDDGNGRTVLADRLDAEEAADLAQDMLDLLDLPAPPAMVGHHRHHHRAHRAHGSAPTWMKNIYNTLDEHGHANAPNMDDVHRETVTAADTIITFVNRDPPTGRPAHGANKRLYFDVNDVPLDHSLLGAEIQVHRQPGFDEVVTLHVYVVTDEQGSESKVARVSLSEPGWVTVNVTRPVLSWLIFPDTNYGLRLAVTSPGYKHERHFHEVGISGSHDEEDYRPFMVGFFALPASAHKKKRIRTARSVARPAISKPRKYRDLADRQVGSETACKMKHLHVSFRDLGWEDWVIAPEGYDANYCEGRCSFPLHAELNATNHALVQTLVKVVGDVADETEVPPNACCAPIDLATIPVLYYSFDNNIVLKKYPMMIVKTCGCQ; encoded by the exons ATGGGACCAGGGTCGACGAGTGCGCCCAGAAgggcgggggtgtgggtgtgtgtcgtcGCTGCAGTggtgtgggcggcgggcgggtgcgcagcgggcgtgggcgtgtggatgGACGACGGCAATGGGCGCACGGTTCTGGCTGACAGGCTGGACGCCGAGGAAGCCGCGGATCTGGCGCAGGACATGCTGGACCTCCTGGACCTGCCCGCGCCGCCCGCCATGGTgggccaccaccgccaccatcaccgcgCCCACCGCGCCCACGGCTCGGCGCCCACCTGGATGAAGAATATCTACAACACCCTCGATGAGCACGGCCACGCCAACGCGCCCAACATGGACGACGTGCACCGCGAGACCGTCACGGCGGCggacaccatcatcaccttcgtcAACAGAG ATCCGCCCACGGGTCGCCCAGCTCACGGCGCCAACAAACGGCTGTACTTCGATGTGAACGACGTGCCTCTGGACCACTCGCTTCTCGGGGCGGAAATCCAGGTCCACAGACAGCCTGGTTTCGACGAGGTGGTCactctgcatgtgtatgtggtcACCGATGAACAAGG GAGCGAGTCGAAGGTGGCGCGGGTGAGCCTGAGCGAGCCCGGCTGGGTCACGGTGAACGTCACGCGGCCCGTCCTCTCGTGGCTCATCTTCCCCGACACCAACTACGGCCTCCGGCTGGCGGTCACGTCGCCCGGATACA AACACGAGCGGCACTTCCACGAGGTGGGGATCTCCGGCTCCCACGACGAGGAGGACTACAGGCCCTTCATGGTCGGCTTCTTCGCCCTCCCGGCCAGTGCCCACAAGAAGAAGCGGATCCGTACCGCCCGCTCCGTGGCCAGGCCAGCTATCAGCAAGCCCAGGAAGTACAGGG atTTAGCGGACAGGCAAGTGGGGTCAGAGACGGCGTGCAAGATGAAGCACCTGCACGTCTCCTTCCGCGACCTGGGCTGGGAGGACTGGGTCATCGCGCCTGAGGGCTACGACGCCAACTACTGCGAGGGGCGCTGCAGTTTCCCCCTCCACGCTGAGTTAAACGCCACGAACCATGCCCTTGTGCAAACGCTGGTGAAGGTGGTTGGCGACGTCGCGGACGAGACCGAGGTTCCCCCGAACGCCTGCTGCGCGCCCATCGACCTGGCGACGATACCCGTCTTATATTACTCTTTTGATAACAATATCGTCCTGAAGAAATACCCGATGATGATTGTCAAAACCTGTGGCTGTCAGTAG